A genomic stretch from Numida meleagris isolate 19003 breed g44 Domestic line chromosome 2, NumMel1.0, whole genome shotgun sequence includes:
- the LOC110393495 gene encoding uncharacterized protein LOC110393495, with amino-acid sequence MGARRAAPRGEAGGGCGRPGPSAQPGAAAAAIAAAAPAGRGNGAAVGCSPARPRRRGWEKEGEREGSGGPPRSSRSLGDPGREGGEEGKGGGKRSRRREPGAPVRARSRSLAAGGGDSPPLRPGSLAGTSGPSSAALRLAPLPAGARVRRGKARRGEVRRREAPSSSAPDQRPRGGAGQPHPRRRRAPSQHGGGRAGRRGGEGQPPIGAFRGGLPGARLPSSCLMMFRMRKEELHSSAVACVENSVRCCCCRLLLPGAGYHFLTSVQARSVSVNSSAALHFWYSRKNAAVKAAALSCTVISPLLEELALKWGNKKSKTQPEPPAQVFVLGIHHSFLELLMFVFFKRGEKNCYIQQKALYIP; translated from the exons ATGGGGGCGAGgcgggcggccccgcggggAGAGGCCGGGGGCGGGTGCGGGCGGCCGGGGCCTAGCGCTCAGCcgggcgccgccgccgccgccatcgcGGCCGCCGCTCCCGCGGGGCGGGGGAACGGGGCCGCGGTCGGGTGCTCACCTGCCCGTCCTCGGCGGCGCGGGTGGGagaaggagggggagagggaaggaagcgGGGGCCCCCCCCGCTCCTCCCGGAGCCTCGGCGACccggggagggaagggggggaggaggggaagggaggagggaagaggagcaggaggagggagccGGGCGCTCCGGTGCGTGCGAGGAGCCGGAGCCTggcggcgggaggaggagaCTCCCCGCCCCTACGGCCGGGCTCTCTGGCGGGCACCTCCGGCCCCTCCTCCGCCGCGCTCCGCCTCGCCCCGCTGCCTGCGGGCGCTCGGGTGAGGCGAGGCAAGGCGCGGCGAGGCGAGGTGAGGCGCCGAgaagctcccagcagctccgcGCCCGATCAGAGGCCGCGGGGAGGAGCCGGGCAGCCCCATCCTCGGCGGCGCCGCGCACCGAGCCAACATGGTGGCGGCCGCGCGGGGCGGAGGGGAGGCGAGGGGCAGCCCCCGATCGGGGCCTTTCGGGGAGGGCTGCCCGGAGCCcggctgccttcctcctgcttgATGATGTTCAG GatgaggaaggaggagctgcACTCATCTGCTGTAGCATGTGTGGAAAACAGcgtgagatgctgctgctgtcgTTTGCTGCTACCAGGTGCTGGGTACCATTTCCTGACCAGTGTTCAGGCAAGATCAGTGTCTGTGAACTCATCAGCTGCACTGCATTTCTGGTATTCcaggaaaaatgctgctgttaaG gctgctgctttgtcCTGCACTGTCATCAGCCCGCTTCTTGAAGAGCTGGCTCTCAAGTGGGGAAACAAGAAGAGCAAAACCCAGCCAGAGCCCCCTGCACAAGTGTTTGTGCTGGGGATACATCACAGCTTTTTGGAACTTTTAATGTTTGTATTCTTcaaaaggggggaaaaaaactgctACATTCAGCAGAAAGCTCTCTATATACCGTGA